The genome window ctggaggcgcagtggttaagaatctgcctgccgatgcaggggacacaggttcgagccctggtccgggaagatcacacatgccgcaaagcaactaagcccatgcaccacgactgcccagcctgtgctctagagcccgcaagccacaactacagagtccatgtgccacaactactgaagcctgcgcgactatagcccgtgctccgcaacaagagaagccaccacaatgagaagcccatgcaccgcaacaaagagtagcccccgcttgccgcaactagagaaagcccacgcacagcaacgaagacccaacgcagagaaaagtaaattaattaaaaaaaaattaatgaggacCCTAAAGAGCTTTTTTCCATGGGGtatatatattttgctatttACCATACTATACTTCTACACATATATTCCTTCATGCACATTTACTGAGGGCTCGAACATCGTTTATTTCTCATAGTCCAGGCCTACATGACCATCCCTGTCTTAGCTATGGACACACCTTGACAAGACAATGGGAAGAACATGGAAATCAGCAATATGAAACTCCAAAGCCAATAACGTTGAGGTGTTTTCCACAGTATTGGGATAAAGAGCAACAACGTACTTGGATAAATTCAATTTCTTCTTGAGATACAAGTTTCCTTCTGTACTTCTGAGGTAAAGTTTTTATTAACTCTGCAGTGTCTGGTGGACCCGGATGCATCAGCCAGTCTGGCGATTTACTTCCCTTAGAATGCTGTGAAATTGAAGAAGAGTGAGACGGTAGTCCTGCTGATCTCAGAACTTCtgacactgaaattaaaaaaaacaaaaaaatagaggaattgttcagtgtcttaaaatactattttgaatTATCTATCATTAAATAAtcaagttattcttttttttttttgcggtacgcgggcctctcactgttgtggtctctcctgttgcggagcacaggctctggatgcacaggcccagcggccatggctcacgggcccagccgctccgcggcacgtgggatctccccggaccggggcaggaacccgtgtccccccaatccgcaggcagacccccaaccactgcgccaccagggaagccctcaagttatTCTTAAAATGATAAGTATTACAATCCAAGAGATAAGTATTATAGAGTAACTTCGTTGGGTAGCTCTATATAGTTTCATAAAgttctttttaaagcaaatgagGTAGTTTTAAGTGAATGAATTACTAAATTGAAGAGTAAgttcataaaataatgaaatttctaGGTAGTGGAGTTCAACCCGTATGGATAACTTACATTACTTAAATTTTGTCATATGGTAGAGATTACAGGTAATACCATACAATGGAGAATAAGAAAGTTGGTAAATGCAGATGAGATTTGTTTTCTCCATACTTGTTTGTCACCTATATCTTAATTTTTCAAGAGTTACAATAAGTTAAAAATATCCATacaaaatttgttaaaattctccCTAAATTAAAGGTCAAGTATCTTATAATTAAAGACAGCTGACagagcagtaagagaaaaacagaacttGTTCAGAATCTTCAGTTACTGTAATAGGCAATGATTGTTAAGTTCTAAGGCAatccaagaaatatttactgcctcaatgaacagataaatcagtgaatgaaagaaaaggtTAGCTGGGAGAGAAATATAGGAATAGTGGTTATTCAtcataatctctgcaaatataaGCATGGGACATTCTTCTGAAGGACAGAAGGTGGAACAAAAATTCCCATATATAAACACAGTatcattaaaaattcagaaataccTATTGTCAAGTTACTACTTTTTTACAAGGAGGTAATAGAAAGTTAGTTAATGCAACCTAACATACCATTGTGATCTAAGCTACCATTGTCTACCGGAttctaaaatgagaaatattGTGTATAATAGAATATTCATGTATAAATCTGCATGTACATATCCTTTTAGTATAAATAAACTACAGCTTACCATTGGGTTTAGGATTGTCTCTTCTGTCAGGGAACCTTATTAATGGAGTATGTGGCTTGACTacctaaaggaaaaataaaatgcatgaaaaagaaatgaagcactaAAATAACCTCATTTACTACATAAGAAATAATCTAATGAACCTCACAAGCAGATgcctttgttaaaataaaataacttagtACCTGACAGCAActttaaattttactattttcaaTTTTACTCTTTCCCAACAAGGATAGCTAGTCTATGAACTATTATCTGATATTCATAAGAACTTTGTACTTTATACATCACAAGATATTTTACTGTACTGCCTACTGAcctcaaaacaaccctataaGGTGACAAGGATTTTATGTTGCATGACTTCTAAATCACCCTGCTGATTGGTAAGAATTGCAAGTTTCCTGACTTGTATTGAGTGTTGTTTCTCTACTATGTTAATACCTAGTGGTTTAGATAGAATAGGATAAAAAGCATATTGAAAATTAGGTAATCAAAAGAATACTTTTTCTGACTATAAAAGTAACCCATGTTCTGTGTAAAAAATTtgggaaaaacacagaaaagcacaaagaagaaaacaccaTCTATAAGCCAAAACccacataaaatagacttaaacATTTGATAGCCCTTGACTTCAGCCTTTTTCCTATACCCATAGAAATACATGTATTTAGAACACTGTTTTTAATAAGATATTTGAAGAGTATTAATGTTTTATCCCTAAAATTCCAGTTAATGCTACAGAGGAGCTTAAGCAGAACTTTCAGTATGAAATcttctgaatatatataaaatgctgaGACTCTAATAAACAGAGTACTATTTTTTACTAACGTAATCTATAAGTTGCTGTGTAACTAGTGAGACAGGTGTGTGTTTATCtgcaatatatttgtatatatgtactacacaTTACACATTTTATATGAGTACAGAAACAAATAGGCTTGTAGGGATGGGTCTGAAAACTAACCACCATAATTCTGCTGCTGTGAGAAAATGCTGGAAGATAGTTGTCTCCCTAAGCATTAAAGCATGTTCACATCTTTCATGTTAAAAAACAAGCCTTCTCACTCCATGTAGTACCTGTTTCTTTTCATAGCCAGGCTTCTTGAAAGAGTGTTCTTTCCTTCCTATAGTCCTAAGCTTTTCAGGATAAACTT of Delphinus delphis chromosome 3, mDelDel1.2, whole genome shotgun sequence contains these proteins:
- the KGD4 gene encoding alpha-ketoglutarate dehydrogenase component 4, whose protein sequence is MMGSKMASASRVVQVVKPHTPLIRFPDRRDNPKPNVSEVLRSAGLPSHSSSISQHSKGSKSPDWLMHPGPPDTAELIKTLPQKYRRKLVSQEEIEFIQRGGPE